In one Nocardioides sp. NBC_00368 genomic region, the following are encoded:
- a CDS encoding DMT family transporter encodes MTTTIEPAPATTTPLWKPLVACGVTLVLWASAFVGIRHLGDTVPPGSLSLGRLIVMVAALGAYLALKGGFRLPTRREWPLIALGGASWLGIYNLALNESERRIDAATAALIIQVGPIVVALLAGLVLKERIHRWILIGTGVGFAGVVLIGRASANGDTGDWIGVILSLVAALTFAVGVLTQKKLLPTMSALLLTFWYAVAGLVICLPWSLELATTIPDISVGNIGWIVYLGLFPSALAFVTWAYALSHSDAGKFAQSTFLVPFITALMAWLVLGEVPPALAFVGGAMCIAGVLITRRQPR; translated from the coding sequence GTGACGACGACGATCGAACCGGCCCCGGCCACGACGACACCGCTCTGGAAGCCGCTGGTGGCCTGCGGGGTCACGCTGGTGCTGTGGGCGTCGGCGTTCGTCGGGATCCGGCACCTGGGTGACACCGTTCCGCCCGGAAGCCTGTCGCTGGGACGGCTGATCGTGATGGTCGCGGCGCTCGGTGCCTACCTCGCGCTGAAGGGTGGGTTCCGGCTGCCGACCCGGCGGGAGTGGCCGCTGATCGCGCTCGGCGGCGCGTCATGGCTGGGCATCTACAACCTCGCGCTCAACGAGTCGGAGCGGCGCATCGACGCCGCCACCGCCGCCCTGATCATCCAGGTCGGGCCGATCGTGGTCGCGCTGCTGGCCGGGCTCGTCCTCAAGGAGCGCATCCACCGCTGGATCCTGATCGGCACCGGCGTCGGGTTCGCAGGCGTCGTCCTGATCGGGCGCGCCTCGGCCAACGGCGACACCGGCGACTGGATCGGCGTCATCCTCTCCCTGGTCGCAGCACTGACCTTCGCGGTCGGGGTGCTGACCCAGAAGAAGCTGCTGCCGACGATGAGCGCGCTGCTCCTGACGTTCTGGTACGCCGTCGCCGGCCTCGTCATCTGCCTGCCCTGGTCGCTCGAGCTGGCCACCACGATCCCCGACATCAGCGTCGGCAACATCGGATGGATCGTCTACCTCGGCCTGTTCCCGAGCGCGCTGGCATTCGTGACCTGGGCCTATGCGCTCTCGCACTCCGATGCGGGCAAGTTCGCGCAGTCGACGTTCCTGGTGCCGTTCATCACCGCGCTGATGGCGTGGCTTGTCCTCGGCGAGGTGCCGCCGGCGCTCGCCTTCGTCGGTGGCGCGATGTGCATCGCGGGTGTGCTGATCACCCGGCGCCAGCCGCGCTAG
- a CDS encoding GlxA family transcriptional regulator: protein MGDEWVPSPHRVAVLVQDGFIPFEIGIPHRIFGKARDSQDRLLYEVVTCTTDGPGPVQSDSDLVVLAPHGPEALAEADTVVIPKFGRDYPTVSDGVLTAPLKEALDMIRPGTRIMSICTGAFALAAAGLLDGRPATTHWAHTDDFRTLFPQVRLDPDVLFVDDGDILTSAGVASGVDLCLHVVRSDHGAAVANRVARVTVVPPHRDGGQAQFIRHPAPAPGDAGISAATAWALAHLDQPLTLESMASQVSMSVRTFTRRFRDETGDSPGRWLQRQRIELARTLLETTDLSMEQVASRCGLNTAQSLRLHFHAALGITPTAYRRTFRG from the coding sequence ATGGGCGACGAATGGGTTCCTTCTCCGCACCGGGTCGCGGTGCTGGTCCAGGACGGGTTCATCCCGTTCGAGATCGGCATCCCGCACCGGATCTTCGGCAAGGCTCGCGACAGCCAGGACCGGCTGCTCTACGAGGTCGTCACCTGCACCACCGACGGGCCCGGGCCCGTGCAGTCGGACTCCGACCTTGTCGTCCTCGCTCCGCACGGACCCGAGGCCCTCGCCGAGGCGGACACCGTGGTGATCCCGAAGTTCGGCCGCGACTACCCGACGGTCTCCGACGGCGTGCTGACGGCGCCGCTGAAGGAGGCGCTCGACATGATCCGGCCCGGCACGCGGATCATGTCGATCTGCACCGGCGCCTTCGCGCTCGCCGCCGCCGGTCTCCTCGACGGCCGTCCCGCGACCACCCACTGGGCGCACACCGACGACTTCCGGACACTGTTTCCGCAGGTCAGGCTGGACCCTGACGTACTCTTCGTCGACGACGGCGACATCCTCACCTCCGCCGGCGTGGCCTCCGGCGTGGACCTCTGCCTCCATGTCGTACGCAGCGACCACGGCGCCGCGGTCGCCAACCGCGTCGCCCGGGTGACGGTCGTACCTCCCCACCGCGACGGCGGCCAGGCCCAGTTCATCCGCCACCCCGCGCCTGCGCCGGGCGACGCCGGCATCTCGGCGGCGACCGCCTGGGCGCTTGCTCACCTCGACCAGCCGCTCACCCTGGAGTCGATGGCGTCCCAGGTGTCGATGTCGGTGCGTACCTTCACCCGGCGGTTCCGCGACGAGACCGGCGACTCCCCCGGCCGCTGGCTCCAGCGCCAGCGCATCGAGCTCGCCCGCACCCTCCTGGAGACCACCGACCTGAGCATGGAGCAGGTGGCCTCCCGCTGCGGCCTCAACACCGCCCAGTCCCTCCGCCTCCACTTCCACGCCGCCCTCGGCATCACCCCGACGGCGTACAGACGAACCTTCCGCGGCTAA
- a CDS encoding MFS transporter — protein sequence MTQTTTPPPAGRIAARRPRIHPAWWVAGIAFVTIVGAAAFTAAPGLLVGPLHEEFGWSRGTIGAGITLQLALYGLTAPFAAALMDRFGIRPVVAVALTMITLGSLGTVWMSESWQFVLGWGVLVGGGSGCMALAFGATITTRWFDKRQGLVSGLLTAGGASGQLIFLPVLAVLIGEFGWRAASVTIALVAAAVIPFVVLLLRDYPADVGLAPYGSSQMVPRPAPATGAALRTVRVLGMAMRTKAFWLLAGAFAICGITTNGLIRTHFVPAAHDHGMATVAAASLLAVIGIFDVAGTIFSGWLTDRFNPVVLLGVYYSLRGISLIFLPMLLAPEVHIPMVFFIVFYGLDWVATVPPTLALCREIWTEDAPIVFGWVLASHQVGAGLVAWVGGVVRDVTGSYDLVWYAAGALCAAAALMSLVMPRVPAAVQQGM from the coding sequence ATGACCCAGACGACGACCCCGCCGCCTGCCGGCCGCATCGCCGCACGCCGTCCGCGCATCCACCCCGCCTGGTGGGTGGCCGGCATCGCCTTCGTGACCATCGTCGGAGCCGCCGCGTTCACCGCCGCCCCCGGCCTCCTGGTCGGTCCGCTGCACGAGGAGTTCGGCTGGTCGCGCGGGACGATCGGGGCCGGGATCACGCTGCAGCTCGCGCTCTACGGCCTGACCGCGCCGTTCGCCGCGGCGCTGATGGACCGTTTCGGCATCCGTCCGGTGGTGGCCGTCGCGCTCACCATGATCACCCTCGGCTCGCTCGGCACCGTCTGGATGAGCGAGTCGTGGCAGTTCGTCCTCGGCTGGGGCGTCCTCGTCGGTGGCGGCAGCGGCTGCATGGCGCTCGCCTTCGGCGCCACGATCACCACCCGCTGGTTCGACAAGCGGCAGGGCCTGGTCAGCGGTCTGCTGACGGCCGGAGGCGCCTCGGGACAGCTGATCTTCCTGCCGGTGCTGGCGGTGCTGATCGGGGAGTTCGGCTGGCGGGCCGCCTCGGTCACGATCGCTCTGGTCGCGGCCGCGGTGATCCCGTTCGTGGTGCTCCTGCTCCGCGACTACCCGGCCGACGTCGGCCTGGCGCCCTATGGTTCCTCGCAGATGGTGCCGCGGCCCGCGCCTGCGACCGGAGCCGCGCTACGGACCGTGCGCGTGCTCGGGATGGCGATGCGTACGAAGGCCTTCTGGCTCCTCGCCGGCGCCTTCGCGATCTGCGGAATCACCACGAACGGCCTGATCAGGACCCACTTCGTGCCTGCCGCGCACGACCACGGCATGGCCACGGTCGCGGCCGCCTCGCTGCTCGCCGTGATCGGCATCTTCGACGTCGCCGGGACGATCTTCTCCGGCTGGCTCACCGACCGCTTCAACCCGGTGGTGCTGCTCGGCGTCTACTACTCGCTGCGCGGGATCTCGCTGATCTTCCTGCCGATGCTGCTGGCGCCCGAGGTGCACATCCCGATGGTCTTCTTCATCGTCTTCTACGGCCTCGACTGGGTCGCCACCGTGCCGCCCACGCTGGCGCTCTGTCGCGAGATCTGGACCGAGGACGCCCCCATCGTCTTCGGCTGGGTCCTCGCCTCCCACCAGGTCGGCGCCGGTCTGGTCGCCTGGGTCGGCGGCGTCGTACGCGATGTCACCGGTTCCTACGACCTGGTCTGGTACGCCGCCGGTGCGCTGTGCGCTGCCGCTGCGCTGATGTCGCTGGTGATGCCGCGGGTGCCGGCCGCGGTTCAGCAAGGTATGTAG
- a CDS encoding response regulator transcription factor has product MTRVLVVEDEASYSEALSYMLRKEGFEVAVAEDGTDALKEFDRNGADIVLLDLMLPGLSGTEVCRQIRATSSVPVIMVTAKDDEVDKVVGLELGADDYVTKPYSPRELVARIRAVLRRGTEPDAAPATLEAGPVRMDVERHVVTVDGNEQRLPLKEFELLEMFLRNPGRVLTRGQLIDRVWGSDYVGDTKTLDVHVKRLRAKLEPDPSEPKFLVTVRGLGYKLDL; this is encoded by the coding sequence GTGACCCGGGTACTCGTCGTCGAAGATGAAGCCAGCTACAGCGAGGCGCTGTCCTACATGCTCCGCAAGGAGGGCTTCGAGGTCGCCGTCGCCGAGGACGGCACCGACGCTCTGAAGGAGTTCGACCGCAACGGGGCAGACATCGTGCTGCTCGACCTGATGCTTCCCGGCCTCTCCGGCACCGAGGTGTGCCGGCAGATCCGGGCCACCTCGTCGGTCCCGGTCATCATGGTGACCGCCAAGGACGACGAGGTCGACAAGGTGGTCGGCCTCGAGCTCGGTGCCGACGACTACGTCACCAAGCCCTACTCGCCGCGCGAGCTCGTCGCCCGCATCCGCGCCGTCCTGCGACGTGGCACCGAGCCCGACGCCGCCCCCGCCACGCTCGAGGCCGGACCGGTCCGGATGGACGTGGAGCGCCACGTCGTGACCGTCGACGGCAACGAGCAGCGCCTGCCCCTCAAGGAGTTCGAGCTCCTCGAGATGTTCCTGCGCAACCCCGGCCGGGTGCTCACCCGCGGCCAGCTCATCGACCGCGTCTGGGGCTCCGACTACGTCGGCGACACCAAGACCCTGGACGTACACGTCAAGCGTCTGCGCGCCAAGCTCGAGCCGGACCCGTCCGAGCCGAAGTTCCTGGTCACGGTGCGCGGGCTGGGCTACAAGCTCGACCTGTGA